In one Corallococcus sp. EGB genomic region, the following are encoded:
- a CDS encoding DUF2829 domain-containing protein — protein sequence MTTKCAEYVSAPAQSGHDALVESVVRAVDAALTGHPAGTRHQALGVIRRFCSTATEPLWPDAIQARKSEERVQSIKDALAEGFAQQKKGPPVSSAEERRVHAAVAARFEAILFPGRSPWHSTPDGLIGEVATRVADARKLRAEVGALAQQLTDILYPGSSKPDLSLQELMAEVARLRENAGRYVLSEDRDAVEQQVRDSTRAEVAGHLSSVLYPGDAANPGAERETRPLALEAVLAEVERRLRNSPGSTADEWEAAYRYLGEMGVPSTDANGADVPLVERVRQLLARERDAALEEAALAALCGIHGTTDPERHKAARDIRALKSQSALEGAAVKSVHQRLRSVSEQGVPSRTSDDTADVPLVERIRQLLVRERDAVLEEVAVETEQHAATQDWCSKTTGFEENRAKYTARGEALKDWARDVRAMKSKPASETPTEPIHNFGWALAQMRAGKKVRKPSMILPRFIYLDTSDGEQILMAGGATLGMVTQDYLLATDWEVVE from the coding sequence GTGACTACGAAATGTGCAGAGTACGTCTCGGCCCCGGCGCAGTCGGGGCACGACGCGCTGGTGGAGAGCGTCGTGCGGGCTGTGGACGCCGCACTGACGGGGCACCCCGCGGGGACGCGCCACCAGGCGCTGGGCGTCATCCGCCGATTCTGCTCGACCGCCACGGAACCGTTGTGGCCGGACGCCATTCAGGCCCGCAAGAGCGAGGAGCGGGTCCAGAGCATCAAGGATGCGCTAGCCGAGGGCTTTGCCCAGCAGAAGAAGGGCCCGCCCGTCTCGAGCGCGGAGGAACGCCGAGTGCACGCGGCCGTTGCCGCCCGCTTCGAGGCCATTCTCTTTCCGGGGAGGAGCCCCTGGCACTCAACGCCGGATGGCCTCATTGGCGAGGTGGCGACACGCGTGGCCGATGCCAGGAAGCTGAGGGCCGAAGTCGGCGCCCTGGCCCAGCAGCTGACGGACATCCTCTACCCCGGATCATCCAAGCCGGACCTGAGTCTCCAGGAGTTGATGGCCGAGGTGGCGCGCCTTCGCGAGAACGCAGGACGCTACGTGTTGAGCGAGGACCGTGATGCTGTTGAGCAGCAGGTCCGCGACAGCACTCGTGCCGAAGTCGCTGGACACCTGTCGTCTGTCCTCTACCCGGGAGATGCCGCCAACCCTGGCGCGGAGCGGGAGACCCGGCCCCTGGCGCTGGAGGCGGTGCTGGCCGAGGTGGAGCGCCGGCTGCGCAACTCCCCGGGCAGCACCGCCGACGAGTGGGAGGCCGCGTACCGCTACCTGGGCGAGATGGGCGTGCCCTCGACGGATGCCAACGGCGCGGACGTGCCGCTCGTCGAGCGCGTGCGGCAGTTGCTTGCGCGTGAGCGCGACGCAGCGCTGGAGGAGGCGGCGCTTGCGGCGCTGTGCGGAATCCACGGCACCACAGACCCGGAGCGCCACAAGGCCGCACGAGACATCCGCGCCCTGAAGTCACAGTCGGCACTGGAGGGCGCGGCCGTGAAGAGCGTCCACCAGCGCCTCCGCTCCGTGTCCGAGCAGGGCGTGCCCTCCCGGACCAGCGACGACACGGCCGACGTGCCGCTCGTGGAGCGCATCCGGCAGCTCCTGGTGCGCGAGCGTGACGCCGTGCTGGAGGAAGTGGCGGTGGAGACTGAGCAGCACGCAGCCACCCAGGATTGGTGTTCGAAGACGACGGGCTTCGAGGAGAACCGCGCGAAGTACACGGCCCGGGGCGAGGCCCTCAAGGACTGGGCCCGGGATGTCCGGGCGATGAAGTCGAAGCCCGCGTCCGAGACGCCCACCGAGCCCATCCACAACTTCGGGTGGGCGTTGGCGCAGATGCGCGCGGGGAAGAAGGTGCGGAAGCCGTCCATGATTCTCCCGCGCTTCATCTACCTCGACACCAGCGACGGGGAGCAGATCCTCATGGCGGGTGGTGCCACTCTTGGCATGGTGACTCAGGACTACCTCCTCGCCACCGACTGGGAGGTGGTCGAGTGA
- a CDS encoding Mov34/MPN/PAD-1 family protein gives MSTAYVSDGYRVRLAPGVLAKALRLARVRAPLETGGLLLGAVVDGEACVLAVTGPGRKAVRNRFGFEADRGRDNRLLARVRPRLHWIGDWHTHPGGSPILSGTDEEAARSALSDKRGWVLEMVVAGNPSMRERLQVGLFTAVRGEAAIRRMEPAE, from the coding sequence GTGAGCACGGCGTACGTCTCCGACGGCTACCGCGTGCGCCTGGCGCCCGGCGTCCTGGCCAAGGCCCTGCGCCTGGCGCGGGTGCGCGCCCCGCTGGAGACAGGCGGCCTGCTACTGGGCGCCGTAGTGGACGGCGAAGCCTGCGTGCTCGCCGTCACCGGACCCGGGCGGAAGGCCGTGCGCAACCGCTTCGGCTTCGAGGCGGACCGGGGCCGGGACAATCGCCTCCTGGCCCGGGTGCGTCCGCGCCTGCACTGGATCGGCGACTGGCACACCCATCCTGGAGGGAGTCCGATTCTCTCCGGCACGGACGAGGAGGCCGCGCGGTCCGCGCTGAGCGACAAGCGCGGCTGGGTGTTGGAGATGGTGGTGGCCGGCAATCCCAGCATGCGTGAGCGCCTGCAGGTAGGGCTCTTCACCGCAGTGCGCGGCGAGGCGGCCATCCGCCGCATGGAGCCCGCCGAATGA
- a CDS encoding DUF4055 domain-containing protein, giving the protein MSAADVSTPSSAYRAMQPAWALVLALLGGTSTMRAAGRTYLPQYHAEEDAAYKERLQRAVLLNVFGKTVRNLAAKPFSKPVRLGEAAPEPLRVLVDDVDRQGSDITAWARGVFRDGLGKGLAHILVDFPAVDPETVKTLEDEQRAGLRPYFVHVSAESLIAAYAETVNGVEVLTHVRIRESETRRDGFEEVQVERVRVLERDNWAIYERSGTSEWEVAASGPNTLGFVPLVTWYAGERTALCAAKPPLMDLADKNVEHWQSASDQRNVLTVARFPMLAASGLEPDGGGEGGKGAGKVPVGPHALLTTSSPQGKFYYVEHTGAAIAAGRQDLEDLKDEMAMLGVELLVRKSGSTTATEKSINTAQAHSELQAMAESFGDALELAFYFAARWLALEVDDASLKVEVNTDFGISEGDAQGLDVLFKARAAREISREAFLSELKRRGVLMADFNVETDGERLASEGPALSSLRTAPAAGAQAPPGQGAGGER; this is encoded by the coding sequence ATGAGCGCCGCCGACGTCAGCACCCCCAGCAGTGCCTACCGGGCCATGCAGCCCGCGTGGGCACTCGTCCTGGCCCTCCTGGGCGGCACCAGCACCATGCGCGCCGCCGGGCGCACGTACCTGCCGCAGTACCACGCGGAGGAGGACGCGGCGTACAAGGAGCGCCTCCAGCGCGCCGTCCTCCTCAACGTCTTCGGCAAGACGGTGCGCAACCTGGCCGCGAAGCCCTTCTCGAAGCCCGTGCGCCTGGGCGAGGCCGCCCCGGAGCCGCTGCGCGTCCTGGTGGATGACGTGGACAGGCAGGGGAGCGACATCACCGCCTGGGCCCGCGGCGTCTTCCGGGACGGCCTCGGCAAGGGACTCGCCCACATCCTCGTGGACTTCCCGGCGGTGGACCCGGAGACGGTGAAGACGCTGGAAGACGAGCAGCGCGCCGGCCTCCGCCCGTACTTCGTCCACGTCTCCGCCGAGTCCCTCATCGCCGCATACGCCGAGACGGTGAATGGGGTGGAGGTACTCACCCACGTGCGCATCCGCGAGAGTGAGACGCGCCGGGACGGCTTCGAAGAGGTGCAGGTGGAGCGGGTGCGCGTCCTCGAGCGCGACAACTGGGCCATCTACGAGCGCAGTGGCACCAGCGAGTGGGAGGTGGCGGCAAGCGGCCCCAACACGCTGGGCTTCGTGCCCCTCGTTACTTGGTACGCCGGGGAGCGCACCGCGCTGTGTGCCGCGAAGCCGCCTCTCATGGACCTGGCGGACAAGAACGTGGAGCACTGGCAGTCCGCGAGCGATCAGCGGAACGTCCTCACCGTGGCGCGCTTCCCCATGCTGGCGGCCTCGGGGCTGGAGCCGGACGGGGGCGGGGAGGGCGGCAAGGGCGCGGGGAAGGTGCCAGTGGGGCCGCATGCGCTCCTCACCACCAGCAGCCCGCAGGGGAAGTTCTATTACGTGGAGCACACCGGCGCGGCCATCGCTGCCGGGCGGCAGGACCTGGAGGACTTGAAGGACGAGATGGCCATGTTGGGCGTGGAGCTCCTCGTCCGGAAGTCGGGCTCCACCACGGCCACTGAGAAGTCCATCAACACCGCCCAGGCCCACTCCGAGCTGCAGGCCATGGCGGAGTCCTTCGGGGACGCGCTGGAGTTGGCCTTCTACTTCGCGGCCCGGTGGTTGGCCTTGGAGGTGGACGACGCGAGCCTGAAGGTGGAGGTGAACACCGACTTCGGTATCTCCGAGGGTGACGCCCAGGGACTGGACGTCCTCTTCAAGGCGCGCGCTGCCCGGGAGATTTCCCGCGAGGCCTTCCTGTCGGAGCTGAAGCGCCGCGGTGTCCTCATGGCCGACTTCAACGTGGAGACGGACGGGGAGCGCCTGGCGAGCGAGGGCCCCGCGCTTAGCAGCCTCCGCACGGCGCCGGCGGCCGGTGCCCAGGCGCCGCCGGGGCAGGGCGCCGGAGGTGAGCGGTGA
- a CDS encoding minor capsid protein, translating to MSTADPTANEELLERSVAHAVQLERYKAGVARRVVALLNDTEERLTEQLAARLQAIEDAGGYDAGHETTERIAALLSEVRILRAGAYAAIASTLTEESASFAAYEARWQVALLEETLIVDVSIAAPTAEVLEAAVFSRPFNGALFETWVAGMEPADLARIERTIQAGVVEGRTTQQIVRDLVSGDGALEDSRRGAEAVARTALNHVATQAREEVYRANEDLVREVRWVSTLDGRTTLLCASRDGHTFPVRGGPRPPAHWRCRSTTIPVIDGVRLVGDRPTVRDTRDRRSREIDFRAEAKAKAGEAWNDMTEKERGASVRRIRERWARENIGSAPKSLSYEDWLRRQSSNFQDEVLGPARGRLFRDGGLSLGSFTDASGKTLTLDELRTAEAAAFKKAQL from the coding sequence GTGAGCACCGCCGACCCCACCGCCAACGAGGAGCTGCTGGAGCGCTCCGTCGCGCATGCCGTCCAGTTGGAGCGCTACAAGGCGGGCGTCGCCCGGCGCGTGGTCGCCCTCCTCAACGACACGGAGGAGCGCCTCACGGAGCAGCTCGCCGCGCGCCTCCAGGCCATCGAGGACGCGGGCGGGTACGACGCCGGACACGAGACGACGGAGCGCATTGCGGCGCTGCTGTCCGAGGTGCGCATCCTCCGGGCCGGGGCCTACGCCGCCATCGCCAGCACGCTGACGGAGGAGTCCGCCTCCTTCGCGGCGTACGAGGCGCGGTGGCAGGTAGCCCTGCTGGAGGAGACGCTCATCGTGGACGTCTCCATCGCCGCGCCCACGGCGGAGGTGCTGGAGGCGGCCGTCTTCTCGCGCCCGTTCAACGGCGCGCTCTTCGAGACGTGGGTGGCCGGCATGGAGCCGGCGGACCTGGCGCGCATTGAGCGCACCATCCAGGCAGGTGTGGTGGAGGGGCGGACGACGCAGCAAATCGTCCGGGACCTCGTCAGCGGGGACGGGGCACTGGAGGACAGCCGCCGCGGCGCGGAGGCCGTGGCGCGCACTGCCCTCAACCACGTGGCCACCCAGGCCCGCGAGGAGGTGTACCGGGCCAACGAGGACCTGGTGCGCGAGGTGCGCTGGGTGTCCACGCTGGACGGGCGCACCACGCTGCTGTGCGCCTCCCGTGACGGCCACACCTTCCCGGTGCGCGGAGGCCCGCGCCCGCCTGCCCACTGGCGCTGCCGCAGCACCACCATCCCCGTCATCGACGGCGTGCGCCTCGTGGGCGACAGGCCCACCGTCCGGGACACCCGCGACAGGCGCAGCCGGGAAATCGACTTCCGAGCCGAGGCGAAGGCGAAGGCTGGCGAGGCCTGGAACGACATGACGGAGAAGGAGCGCGGCGCGTCCGTGCGGCGGATCCGCGAGCGCTGGGCCCGGGAGAACATCGGCTCCGCGCCCAAGTCCCTGTCCTACGAGGACTGGCTGCGCCGTCAGTCCAGCAACTTCCAGGACGAGGTGCTGGGCCCCGCGCGCGGCCGCCTCTTCCGCGATGGGGGGCTCAGCCTCGGCAGTTTCACGGACGCCAGCGGCAAGACGCTCACCCTGGATGAGCTGCGCACCGCCGAGGCCGCCGCTTTCAAGAAGGCACAGCTGTAG
- a CDS encoding major capsid protein, with amino-acid sequence MPSVILSEAAKLSNNDLVSGIIENIVTVDRFFEVLPFEPVEGPAAVYNRENVLGDVQMLGVGGTISAKAATTFTQVTSPLKRIVGDAEVDNFIEATHSDTTDQLAVQVAGKAKAVGRKYSSLLINGTGANDEFVGLLGLVSAGQTLTAGANGAPVSFDLLDELLDAVKAKDGKVDFLMMHARTIRSLKALLRGQGGAGIVETLKLPSGEEVLEYENVPIFRNDWMPINQTQGSSTTSTSIIAGCLDDGTRRVGISGLHAKKAMGIQVKSIGESETKDESITRVKFYCGLACYSDLALAVAKGITN; translated from the coding sequence ATGCCTTCCGTCATCCTTTCCGAGGCGGCCAAGCTGTCGAACAACGACCTGGTCTCCGGCATCATCGAGAACATCGTCACGGTGGACCGCTTCTTCGAAGTCCTCCCCTTCGAGCCCGTCGAGGGCCCCGCAGCCGTCTACAACCGGGAGAACGTCCTGGGCGACGTGCAGATGCTCGGCGTCGGCGGCACCATCTCCGCGAAGGCGGCCACCACCTTCACCCAGGTGACGAGCCCCCTGAAGCGCATCGTCGGCGACGCCGAGGTGGACAACTTCATCGAGGCCACGCACTCGGACACGACGGACCAGCTCGCCGTGCAGGTGGCCGGCAAGGCGAAGGCGGTGGGCCGGAAGTACTCCAGCCTCCTCATCAACGGGACGGGGGCCAACGACGAGTTCGTGGGCCTGCTCGGCCTCGTCAGCGCCGGCCAGACGCTGACGGCGGGCGCCAACGGCGCGCCGGTCTCCTTCGATTTGCTGGACGAACTGCTGGACGCGGTGAAGGCGAAGGACGGGAAGGTGGACTTCCTGATGATGCACGCGCGCACCATCCGCTCGTTGAAGGCGCTGCTGCGCGGCCAGGGTGGCGCCGGTATCGTCGAGACGCTGAAGCTGCCGAGCGGCGAGGAGGTGCTGGAGTACGAGAACGTCCCCATCTTCCGCAACGACTGGATGCCCATCAATCAGACGCAGGGCAGCAGCACGACGTCCACCAGCATCATCGCGGGCTGCCTGGATGACGGCACCCGGCGCGTGGGCATCTCCGGCCTGCACGCCAAGAAGGCCATGGGCATCCAGGTGAAGAGCATCGGCGAGTCCGAGACGAAGGACGAGTCCATCACCCGCGTGAAGTTCTACTGCGGGCTGGCCTGCTACAGCGACCTCGCGCTCGCTGTAGCGAAGGGCATCACCAACTAG
- a CDS encoding DnaT-like ssDNA-binding protein translates to MALDTTPGGPLADSYCDVAEADAYHAARGHNDAWGAADVAAKERHLKWATSVLDSRCEWVGARAGAEQSLAWPRRGVVLDGCPLAADTVPRRVKSAVAEFAFRLLGEDWTAGLGPVVDEGVTVGPLKTSKETHRPIPSQVLALLAPLVQGSASGIRVHTTVRG, encoded by the coding sequence ATGGCGCTCGACACCACCCCTGGCGGCCCGCTCGCCGACTCCTACTGCGACGTCGCGGAGGCGGACGCCTACCACGCGGCGCGCGGCCACAACGACGCCTGGGGCGCCGCTGACGTGGCGGCGAAGGAGCGGCACCTGAAGTGGGCCACGTCCGTCCTGGACTCCCGCTGCGAGTGGGTGGGCGCGCGCGCCGGCGCGGAGCAGTCCCTGGCCTGGCCGCGCCGGGGCGTGGTGCTGGACGGGTGCCCGCTGGCGGCCGACACCGTCCCCCGGCGGGTGAAGTCCGCAGTGGCGGAGTTCGCCTTCCGGCTGCTGGGCGAGGACTGGACAGCCGGCCTCGGGCCCGTGGTGGACGAGGGCGTGACGGTGGGCCCGCTGAAGACGTCGAAGGAGACGCACCGGCCCATCCCCTCCCAGGTGCTGGCGCTGTTGGCGCCCCTCGTCCAGGGAAGCGCCAGCGGCATCCGCGTCCACACCACGGTGCGCGGATGA
- a CDS encoding HK97 gp10 family phage protein — protein sequence MTKVDRRIRKGARFSKQVQAFAKATEAKANEVVRKTALGILANVVTASPVDTGRFRGNWQLGIAERPSGTVEAEDKDGSGTVSREGPKLERVKLGDTLYVTNNLPYGRRLEFGWSDQAPKGMVRVTLANVNEILEEAAK from the coding sequence ATGACGAAGGTGGACAGGCGCATCCGCAAGGGTGCCCGCTTCTCGAAACAGGTGCAGGCCTTCGCAAAGGCCACCGAGGCGAAAGCCAACGAGGTGGTGCGCAAGACGGCGCTGGGCATTCTGGCCAACGTCGTCACCGCCTCCCCGGTGGACACCGGGCGCTTCCGCGGCAACTGGCAGCTGGGCATCGCTGAGCGACCCTCCGGCACCGTGGAGGCGGAGGACAAGGACGGCAGCGGCACCGTCTCACGCGAGGGGCCGAAGCTGGAGAGGGTGAAGCTGGGCGACACCCTCTATGTCACCAACAACCTGCCCTACGGCCGCCGGCTGGAGTTCGGCTGGAGCGACCAGGCCCCAAAGGGCATGGTGCGCGTCACCCTCGCCAACGTGAATGAAATCCTCGAGGAGGCGGCGAAGTGA
- a CDS encoding phage tail terminator-like protein produces the protein MSTVLLDIPRALEARAAEVLEPVVGADNIAFPNVLFAPKEGTPWARVDHLPARTAAAGLGQDAQTRHPGVFQVSLFFLLGAGAGAANAAAQAVCDGFARGTSLQAGATVVRIQSASAGPGLREEPWWMRPVSVFWLVHA, from the coding sequence GTGAGCACCGTCCTCCTGGACATCCCCCGGGCGCTGGAGGCGCGAGCCGCGGAGGTGCTGGAGCCCGTGGTGGGGGCGGACAACATCGCCTTCCCCAACGTCCTCTTCGCGCCGAAGGAGGGCACGCCCTGGGCGCGGGTGGACCACCTGCCCGCGCGCACGGCTGCCGCCGGGCTGGGCCAGGACGCCCAGACGCGCCACCCGGGCGTCTTCCAGGTGTCCCTCTTCTTCCTGCTGGGCGCGGGCGCCGGGGCCGCCAATGCCGCCGCCCAGGCCGTGTGCGACGGCTTCGCGCGCGGCACCTCGCTGCAGGCGGGCGCCACCGTTGTCCGCATTCAGTCCGCCTCCGCCGGGCCGGGCCTCCGCGAGGAGCCCTGGTGGATGCGTCCCGTTTCCGTCTTCTGGCTCGTCCACGCATAG
- a CDS encoding phage tail tube protein: protein MPSASGQRTALRFTPEASFGVAASTTYKALRFTNTGLNLSKANYQSNEIRADRHLSDLRHGMVSVGGDIGFELSLATFDDLLEAALSGTWATVTTGSVSLAADAATGTFVRTAGSFLADGFLPGDQVLVSGFAEAGNNGRARVEAVTALALTVDLELEDDVAAAGRSVELVGRRLKSGTVLKTFSFERAFTDINQYALYRGCAVDSLKLSIKPEEIITGTFTLLGKDMQMATASHAATVTPPGTNSPFDAFTGSLREGGQLVANVTSLDLDITNGRSTKGVIGQRSATEIHEGGFGVSGTLSAYFMGQELLAKFLDEAESSLEVVLLDVNGTDFHTLRIPRLKYTGGELDNPKEGPVQVSMPFTALLDPVSGASILYQRSNA, encoded by the coding sequence ATGCCTTCCGCTTCCGGCCAGCGCACCGCGCTGCGCTTCACCCCCGAGGCCAGCTTCGGCGTCGCGGCCAGCACCACCTACAAGGCGCTGCGCTTCACCAACACGGGCCTCAACCTCTCGAAGGCCAACTACCAGTCCAACGAGATTCGGGCCGACAGGCACCTCTCCGACTTGCGCCACGGCATGGTGAGTGTCGGCGGGGACATCGGCTTCGAGCTCTCCCTCGCCACCTTCGACGACCTCTTGGAGGCCGCCCTCAGCGGTACCTGGGCCACGGTCACCACCGGCAGCGTCTCCCTCGCCGCGGACGCGGCCACGGGCACCTTCGTGCGCACCGCCGGCAGCTTCCTCGCGGACGGCTTCCTGCCCGGGGACCAGGTGCTGGTGTCCGGCTTCGCGGAGGCCGGCAACAACGGCCGCGCGCGCGTCGAGGCCGTCACCGCCCTGGCCCTCACCGTGGACCTGGAGCTGGAGGACGACGTGGCCGCCGCCGGTCGCTCCGTGGAACTGGTGGGCCGCCGGCTGAAGTCCGGCACCGTCCTGAAGACGTTCTCCTTCGAGCGCGCCTTCACCGACATCAACCAGTACGCCCTCTACCGCGGCTGCGCGGTGGACAGCCTGAAGCTCTCCATCAAGCCGGAGGAGATCATCACCGGCACCTTCACGCTGTTGGGCAAGGACATGCAGATGGCCACGGCGTCCCACGCGGCCACCGTCACGCCCCCGGGCACCAACAGCCCCTTCGACGCCTTCACCGGCAGCCTGCGCGAGGGCGGCCAGCTGGTGGCCAACGTTACCTCCCTGGACCTGGACATCACCAACGGGCGCTCCACCAAGGGCGTCATCGGCCAGCGCTCCGCCACGGAGATTCACGAGGGGGGCTTTGGCGTGTCCGGCACCCTCTCGGCGTACTTCATGGGGCAGGAGCTGCTCGCGAAGTTCCTCGACGAGGCCGAGTCCTCCCTGGAGGTGGTGCTGCTGGACGTGAACGGGACGGACTTCCACACCCTCCGGATTCCCCGCCTCAAGTACACGGGCGGCGAGCTCGACAACCCGAAGGAAGGGCCCGTCCAGGTGTCCATGCCCTTCACGGCGCTGCTGGACCCGGTGTCCGGCGCCTCCATCCTCTACCAGCGCAGCAACGCGTAG